From the genome of Bradyrhizobium sp. ORS 278:
CAGGGAGACATTCGGGAGAGACAGCATGACCGCCAGCATCGTCGGATGGGCGCATACGCCGTTCGGAAAGTTCGACGCCGAGACCGTCGAGAGCCTCGTCGTCAAGGTCGCCAATGAGGCGCTGGCGGATGCCGGCATTGCGGCCGGCGACGTCGACGAGATCGTGCTCGGCCATTTCAATGCCGGCTTCTCGCCCCAGGACTTCACCGCCTCGCTGGTGCTGCAGGCCGATCCGGCGCTGCGCTTCAAGCCGGCGACGCGGGTCGAGAACGCCTGCGCCACCGGTTCTGCTGCCGTCCACCAGGGCATCCGCGCCATCGCGGCCGGTGCCGCGAAGATCGTCCTCGTCGTCGGCGTCGAGCAGATGACGCGGACGCCGGGTCCGGAGATCGGCAAGAACCTGCTGAAAGCCTCCTACCTGCCGGAGGACGGCGACACCGTCGGCGGCTTCGCCGGCGTGTTCGGCAAGATCGCGCAGGGCTATTTCCAGAAATATGGCGACCAGTCCGATGCGCTGGCGCTGATCGCCGCCAAGAACCACAAGAACGGCGTCGCCAACCCGTTCGCGCAGATGCGCAAGGATTTCGGCTTCGAGTTCTGCCGCTCCGAGAGCGAGAAGAACCCGTACGTCGCCGGCCCCCTGAAGCGCACGGACTGCTCGCTGGTCTCCGACGGCGCCGCCGCGCTGGTGTTGACCGACAGCGAGACCGCCAAGAAATTCGCCAAGGCGGTGAACGTCCGCGCGACCGCGCATGCGCAGGACTTCCTGCCGATGAGCAAGCGCGACATCCTCGCCTTCGAGGGCTGCACGGTGGCCTGGCAGCGTGCGCTGGAGAAGGCCGGCGTCACGCTGTCCGATCTCTCCTTCGTCGAGACCCATGACTGCTTCACCGTCGCCGAGCTGATCGAGTACGAGGCGATGGGCCTCACGCCCAGGGGGCAGGGTGCCCGCGCCATCAAGGAAGGCTGGACGCTCAAGGACGGCAAGCTGCCGGTCAATCCCTCCGGCGGCCTCAAGGCCAAGGGCCACCCGATCGGCGCCACCGGCGTCTCGATGCACGTGATGACCGCCATGCAGCTCACCGGCACGGCGCCCGAGGGCATGCAGCTCCCCAACGCCAAGCTCGGCGGCATCTTCAACATGGGCGGCGCCGCGGTGGCGAACTACGTCTCGATCCTGGAGCCGGCGAAGTAGCGCCGGCTCTCTCCCCCGTCATTGCGAGCGAAGCGACGCAATCCAGGGCCGCACGTGCCGCCCTGGATTGGTGGTTGCATTGAGGGTCGTCGGAGCGAGCCGACCGCCGTGGTGTAGCCCGGATGAGCGCAGCGATATCCGGGTTCGTCGCGAAAGCGCGTGTGACCCCGGATGTCGCTGCGCTCATCCGGGCTACGAAGTGCAAGCCCCCGCTCAGGCCTCCTCCTTGCCCACGCCGTCGGCCACCGCCTTGGCGGCCCGCACCATGGTCACGCCGTGCTCGGCGAGCAGGCGTGCGGCCGGGCTGCGGGTTTCCGGGAACAGCGCGAGCAGCGTGTTGGCGCCGGTGACGAGCGGGTAGCCGACCTCCTGGGCGGCGAGCGCGGCGCGGTCGTTGACGCGTCGGAACGCATCGGTCGGCTGCGCGATGTCGTCATCCTCGGTGGCGAGATGGCTGAGCTCCGTGTCCACATAAAGCCGTGTCTTGGTCCGCAACTGCGCCAGGCTCGCGCGGCAGCTTCGCATCACGGCTGCGGCGCTGTCGTCGTCGAGCAACGCCAGCAGCAGATGCTCGAGCGTGGCATGGCGATGCCGGCGGTCGCGCGCGTTTGCGATCGCACGCTGCCGTGTCGCCTGCAGCGCCGACGACAGCGGTCGCGCCGTCACATCGAGCAGCGTCTCGACCAGCTCCAGGCGCTTGACCGGATCGAGCACCGCCAGCAGCTCGTATTTGTGCGCGAGCGGCAGCAGCACCAGCGCGGCGATGAGGTCGGCGACGCGGCCGGGGTGGCGGCCCTCGCCGAACGGCGGCCAGCCGTCGGGCAGGCGGATGTTGCGGATCGCGGCGTAGCGCTCGAAGCGCGTGACGGCGCGCAGGATGAGATCCGGCGCATCGGCCGCGCTGTCCTCGCTGATGTCGGAGATTTCGGCTTGGTAGGCGCTGGCGTCGCTGCTGAACGCCCTGACCCGGACGCGCCTGATGATGCGGACCTGCACCTTCAGCGTGCCGTCGGGCAGCGGCGTGAGCTCGATCAGGTCGGCGCGCAGCCCGATCTCATGCAGATCAGCCAGGCTGGGCTCGTCCACCGCTTGCTGCTTCTGCAGCGCGATCACGACATCGCTCTGTTTCGTAAAGGCGTCGTTGAGCGCATTGATCGTCTTGGCGCGCCCGACGAACAGCGGGTGGGTGGCGCCTGGAAACGGGACGAAGTCGCGCAGCGGAAGGGCCGGACGCCGCTGTATCTCGGCCTGAATGACCGGCGGCCGCGTCAGCTTGGCGCCGTCAGCGGCCTTGATCAGCGCGGACAGTGTGTTCCAGTCGGCCAGGCCGAACATCCGTGAGACCAGCTCCAGGCTGTGGCTATGGCTGATGGTGATGGATTGGGTGGTCAGGCACTCGCGCAGTGTCTGTGCCATGACCTTGGCATCGCGAAAATCGCGCATCGCTTGATCCTCTGCAGGAGCGAACCAGGCATGTCAGGTGGCTGCGTTGCTGACCCGGTCGCTCGGGCAAAGGGGGAGGCCAAGAAGGCTCGATACGTTCACCATTCCCTGGGAAGGGCGCAACCGGCAGGTCGTATCAACCTACCGGCAGGTTGACGCAGGCTGATGCGGCTGTCAATCGTCGATCGGGTGGGAAAGAGCTGCGGCCTGCCCGCGATGCGTTGTCTCGGCCGGGCTTTCGAGTCTTGGGGGGGCATCATGACCATCGTCACCGAACGTCTCACCTTGCGCGAATGGCGCGATGAGGATCGCGCGCCGTTTGCGGCGATGTCGGTCGATCCAGCCGTGATGCGGTATCTGCGGGCGCTGCCGGCGCGACAGGACAGCGACCGGTGGATCGATTTTCAGATCGCGCATCAGGCCGAGCACGGCTTCGGCTTCTGGGTGGTCGAAGACCGCGCCACCGGCGCCTTCCTCGGCGCCACCGGATTGTTCAAGGTCTTCTTCGACGCCCCGTTCACGCCGGCGGTCGAGATTGGCTGGCGGCTCGCGCGACCGGCCTGGGGGCGGGGGATTGCAACGGAGGCGGCGCGCGCGTCGCTCGCCATCGGCTTCGATCAGTTCGCTCTCGACGAGATCATCGCCTACGCCGCGCCAGCCAATGCGGCCTCGCAGAATGTCATGCGCAAGCTCGGCATGATCCGGGACGAAGCCTCTGACTTCGATCATCCGCGCGTCGAAGCCGACAGCCCGCTGCGCCGGCAGGTGATGTACCGGCTGCCGCGCGAGGTATGGGCCGCAAGCGAGATGCGGTAGGGTGGGCAATGCGGCCGCCGCGGGCGGCAGCGTGCCCACCGTCGCGAGGCACACTCCGCGGCTGGGTGGTGGGCACGGCGCTATGGCGAGGGCCCGTGAGGAGAGAGCACGGCATCGCCTTTGCCCACGCTACGGCTTCCACACCTTCTCCTCGCTGAACCCCAGCTCGGCGAAATCCTTCGCCCGCAGGCCGGCATCATCGGCCGGGAAGAATTCATCCAGCTGCGGCGGCTTCACGGATGTTGCCGACAGCATCGCATGGGCCTGGCCGCGGTGGTGGATGTCGTGCTGGAACAGGTGCAGCAGCAGGCGGTCGCAGCGCTCGTTCTGGACGCGGGTCTCGCGGTTGATGCGCACGGTCTCGTCGAGCCGGGCCGGCGTCAGCGTCTCGCAGAAGTCGATCAGGCGGCGATCCATGGCGCCCTGCGCTCGCACCAGATCGGACAGTCGCGGGAACGGAACCTCGTTCTGCCAGGCCATCGGGCCGAGCCAGCCGCCCTCCAGCGCGTCGATATAGAACAGGTCGATGATGTAGATGTGGTTGAGCGTCTTCTGCAGGCTCGGGAAGAAGCCGGTGCGCTCGGCGGCGAACTCCGCGGCGCCGAGTTGGCCGCAAGCGGTCAAGAGCCGGTGATTGGCCCAGGCATTGTTATACGCGAAAGCACGAAACGTCTGGACGAGATCGGCGGGCATTGCGTCTGGTCACCCCGTGATGGCTCGTGTCCTATCATACGGAACGGACCGCGCGCTTCACCACCGATTTCCGCACTTCCGCGCGCATCATCCCCATCCGCGTGACGGAACTCTGCCACAATCGGTCGCGGTGCATCGGCTGGCCTCCTCTGCAACAAGTCGAGATGTCGCACGACACCCCCCTGATCGCGACCATTGTCGCCGGCCTCGGATTGGCCTTCGTGTTCGGAGCGCAGGCGCAGCGCGATCCCGGTGACTCGATTGACGGAGCACTCCATTATCATCGGCTATGGCCGCGTCGGCCGCCTGGTCGGCGAGGCGCTGCAGCAGCGCGGTCAAGCGTTCCTCGCAGTGGAGACCTCCGAGGATATCCTGAAGCAGTTGAAGGACGCCGGCATCGAGTCCATCAGCGGCAATGCCGCCCGCAGCAACGTGCTACGCGCGACCAATCCAACGGCCGCGCATGCGCTCGTCATCGTCAATTCCGAAGCCTTCGAGGCCGGCCAGATCGTGCCCCCAACCCGGCGCTGCACATCGTGGCGCGCGCGCATTCGGACGCCGAGGTCGGGCATCTGACATCGCTCGGCGCGGATATGGTCATCATGGGCGAGCGCGAGATCGCCCGCGGCATGATCGAGGAGCTGGACACACGGCCACCTGATCGGGCGCCGGAGCGAACTCCGGAGCGGATTTCGACCTGACGTCATCTCATTGTCATGTTCCCCGTGAGCATTCCGGTGTCGCGGGACGATCATCTGCACGGCAGCGAGCTCATTCCGTGCTTGCAGGCGGGCTGTGCACGCTTCTACACTAAATAGCCTCCGCATTGGAGCGGGAGATCCTGTGCCATGTCCCACGAGACGCATTCGGATCCTTATCTTCGTTACTATCCAGCCATTGAGCAGCCGCGGCCTGACGAGGCCGAAATGATCCGCGCCATCGTGGCGTCTGTCGAGCGCACAAGCGCCACTACCTTTGCCACTTACAAACATGGGCTCCGGCAGCAGCACGCAAAGGGCGTCGGCTATCTGCGCGGCGAGCTCACCGTCTATGAGGACCTTCCGAGTCATCTGCGCCAGGGCTTGTTCGCGCAACCCACGCGCTATCCCGTGATCGTGCGATTCTCGACGGCATTGGGCGCGATCAAGAGCGATCGGATCCGGGTGCCGCGCGGCTTCGCGATCAAGGTGCTGGGCGTGAGCGGCGCCAAGGCACTCGCCGACGACGACACCACCAGCCAGGACCTTCTGCTCGTCAATCATCCGAGCTATATCGCCGACGCGCGCAGCTACTTGGAGGCGCAGCGCAAATTCGAGCGTACCAAAAGTCTCCCCGACCTCGCTGTCCGGGCCGTTGGCCTCGTCTCGCGCGTGCTGCTCGAGCTATCAACACTCGTCCGCCTGCCGTTGCCAATCATCATCAAGGCGCTCGGCGATCCCGGACATCATATTCTTGGCGAGACGTTTCACACCGAGGGCGCGATCCGCTTCGGGGATTTTGTGGCGCGGCTGCGGGCTGTTCCGGTTTCACCCGCGCTTCGTCGTCTCACGGGGCAGCCCAGTCACGACGGCGACGATGTGGTGCGGCAATCCGTCGTCTCGTTCTTCCGGACGGAGCCTGCCGAGTACGAGCTGCAGGCACAGCTTTGCACCGACCTGCGGCACACCCCGATCGAGGACTCCTCAATCGACTGGCCTGAAGACTTCGCGCCACCGCAGCCGATCGCCAATATCAGGCTTCCGGCGCAGGTTGCTGACAGTCCCGCCCGCCGCGCCTATGTCGACGACGTGCTCTCGTTCGACCCGTGGCGCTGCCTGGCCGCCCATCAGCCGCTCGGCTCTGTCATGCGGATGCGTCGCGACGTCTATCGAACCTCGCGAGTCCTGCGCCAGCAGCAGAATGCGGCGCTCGGCCTCGCGCCACCCAATCCGACGGAGCCGCGCGACATCGCGGAGCTGCCCGACTGAGATGTTCAGTCGATCCGGGTCGTGAGCGCAAAGAACGGCGCGGCCCGCAGCGGATCGTCGGGTGCTAGCGAGTGTGCCAGCAGAGCCACCATATCATTTGCGCGCCTGCGCCACGCCGGCGCGCGCTGGACGTCGCCCGCGCGATCGAAGACCTCCGCTATGGTCGTGTAGACGCGCCGCGCCGCGAAGGGCGCGTGCACGCGACGGAGCGCCTTTATGGCCTCGCTCAGATGTTTCCGCGCTGTAGCGGTGTCATCTCTGCCCAGACACAGACGGGCCGCTGCATCGCAGGCGAGCGCGAGAAACGGGAGATCGGGGGCTGCGGCGACGAACGCATGCAGATTGGCGCTGGCTTGACTTGCTTTTTCGAGCTCTCCGCAGACCAGCCAATAGTTGAAAACGTTCAGGAGATGATGTGGTACGATCGCCGACTCCATCGGAATGCCTTGAACGGCGAGCCTCTCCTCGATCATAACGAGGTGGCTGCGCGCGGCTACTAGATCGCCACGCCCGAGATGTGTCCGGACCAGCAGTGACCGGCCTATGAAAAAGCTGAAGGGATTAGCCTCGGCCTGGGGCGTCAGTCCGATGTCGGCAAGCTCGGCCGCGCGCTCGAATTGCTCTACCTCGGCGTAGAGCCAGCCCAGCGTCAAGTGGCACAGCGCGACGGCTTGCAGGTTTTGGTTGCGTTCCGCGGCGCTCAGCGCGACCGAGACGGTTTGCTGCAGGCCGCCCCATTCGCCTTGGTAGAGCATGGCGAATGCCTCGACCGTGGTGTAGAGCGTGAAGACGTAGATGTCACCGATCTCGCGCAGCAGTGCCTTGCCCTTTTCGGCGACGCGCCGGCAAGCCGGATAATCGGCGCGCAGCAGTTCGACCACGATCTCCATCGAATAGCGCCGCATGCGCATGTTGAGATCGGACGAATCCCCGATGACCTCGGACGCCTCCCGGCAGAATTCGGCGTCATTCGCGGACCAGCCGAACAGCATCATGCGGAGATTGGCCGCGTTGCCCTGAACCAACGCGCCGAACGCCGGATCGCCGATGGCACGGCAGCGTTCCAGTGCCTGCTCGGCGAACGGCAGACACCGACGCGGATCGATGTAGAGGAAGAAGCGGCTGAGATCGACCAGTGCATTGACCTCGTCCTGGATCAGCCCGCCCGCGGCTGCAGCTGCAGCAATCGCGTGAAGATCTGCAATCGAACGGGCGAAGTCGCCGCCGGCGCGCCAGGCCCAGGCTCTTTGGCGCAGAAGCTTGAGCTGGATGTCGGTGCGCTGCTCCTTCGCCAGGTATGGCACGAGTTCGAGGGCGCGCGTGAGATAGGCCGCCGCCTCCTGCGGGCTGAAGCGGCGCGCGGCGTTTTCCGCTGCCAGCGTCAGATAGCTGACGGCCTTGGCGAAGCGGCGGCCGATTTCGAAATGCAGCGCCAGCGCCGCAGCGATCTCTCGCGTGTGAGAACCGTAGCCTTGCTCCAGGCCGTCACCCAGGCGTGAGTGGGTGTCGGCACGGCGAGCCGGCGGCAGTCGCCGGTACAGCGCCTCCTGATAGAGCGCATGCTGGAAGGCGTACTGTCCGGAGATGGCGCCATTCGGCCATTCTGTCACGCCGGAAGCGAAGATGACGCCGCCGACGCGCGCCAACTGCTCGCAGCGCTGCTCGATCTCCAGTACCGGACGATCAAGCGCGCCCGCAAGGTGGAGCGCCGAGAACTCCGCTCCGGCGGCACTGGCCGCTTCCAGCAGACTGCGTTCCTCCGGTCCGAACTGTTCGATTTGGCGCGTGATCATGCTCTGCAGATCGCGTGGCATCGCCTCGCGCGCGGCCGCATCGGATTGCTCCAGGCGCCAATGGCCGTTACTCTCGACCAGGATGCCCGCGCCGACGAGATGATCGACCAGCGAGACGACGAACAACGGCTGTCCGTTGGTCCGCTTGAAGATGCGTTTGCACAGATCCTCCGCAAGCGCCGGCGAATTGAAGCGCAAGGTGAGATAGTGCTCGGTCTCGCTCTGTGACAGCCGGTCGAGCGGCAGCTCGATGCACCGACCGCGGATCTGCAGGTCGGCGTGGACGGAGCGGATCGGATGATTGCCGGTCTCCACCTCGTTCGGCCGAT
Proteins encoded in this window:
- a CDS encoding AAA family ATPase, which produces MTQKTFVFGPFQLDQQNALLRRSGERILLAPKPFGVLVHLVERAGELVTKEELLNAVWSDVHVSESSLSVTINALRTALDDNKQSPRYIETVPRRGYRFIAAVEIAHHLADPARDSGLKPQGEAADRHRGWRVGRDAALQTLQLAMQKADEGQRQVVFITGEAGIGKTTLLQMAEEHFQADGISVLRCACNEMFGAREAFLPLIEALHEHSRRTDGAGLVKSLRTRAPTWLAQVPGLLGDDERTGFQHDIFGATRERMLLEFADLMEHLSAKRTWVIILEDLHWSDFGTVDVLSRLARRDHRAAILVLATYRPNEVETGNHPIRSVHADLQIRGRCIELPLDRLSQSETEHYLTLRFNSPALAEDLCKRIFKRTNGQPLFVVSLVDHLVGAGILVESNGHWRLEQSDAAAREAMPRDLQSMITRQIEQFGPEERSLLEAASAAGAEFSALHLAGALDRPVLEIEQRCEQLARVGGVIFASGVTEWPNGAISGQYAFQHALYQEALYRRLPPARRADTHSRLGDGLEQGYGSHTREIAAALALHFEIGRRFAKAVSYLTLAAENAARRFSPQEAAAYLTRALELVPYLAKEQRTDIQLKLLRQRAWAWRAGGDFARSIADLHAIAAAAAAGGLIQDEVNALVDLSRFFLYIDPRRCLPFAEQALERCRAIGDPAFGALVQGNAANLRMMLFGWSANDAEFCREASEVIGDSSDLNMRMRRYSMEIVVELLRADYPACRRVAEKGKALLREIGDIYVFTLYTTVEAFAMLYQGEWGGLQQTVSVALSAAERNQNLQAVALCHLTLGWLYAEVEQFERAAELADIGLTPQAEANPFSFFIGRSLLVRTHLGRGDLVAARSHLVMIEERLAVQGIPMESAIVPHHLLNVFNYWLVCGELEKASQASANLHAFVAAAPDLPFLALACDAAARLCLGRDDTATARKHLSEAIKALRRVHAPFAARRVYTTIAEVFDRAGDVQRAPAWRRRANDMVALLAHSLAPDDPLRAAPFFALTTRID
- a CDS encoding DinB family protein; translation: MPADLVQTFRAFAYNNAWANHRLLTACGQLGAAEFAAERTGFFPSLQKTLNHIYIIDLFYIDALEGGWLGPMAWQNEVPFPRLSDLVRAQGAMDRRLIDFCETLTPARLDETVRINRETRVQNERCDRLLLHLFQHDIHHRGQAHAMLSATSVKPPQLDEFFPADDAGLRAKDFAELGFSEEKVWKP
- a CDS encoding acetyl-CoA acetyltransferase, whose product is MTASIVGWAHTPFGKFDAETVESLVVKVANEALADAGIAAGDVDEIVLGHFNAGFSPQDFTASLVLQADPALRFKPATRVENACATGSAAVHQGIRAIAAGAAKIVLVVGVEQMTRTPGPEIGKNLLKASYLPEDGDTVGGFAGVFGKIAQGYFQKYGDQSDALALIAAKNHKNGVANPFAQMRKDFGFEFCRSESEKNPYVAGPLKRTDCSLVSDGAAALVLTDSETAKKFAKAVNVRATAHAQDFLPMSKRDILAFEGCTVAWQRALEKAGVTLSDLSFVETHDCFTVAELIEYEAMGLTPRGQGARAIKEGWTLKDGKLPVNPSGGLKAKGHPIGATGVSMHVMTAMQLTGTAPEGMQLPNAKLGGIFNMGGAAVANYVSILEPAK
- a CDS encoding NAD-binding protein, translating into MTEHSIIIGYGRVGRLVGEALQQRGQAFLAVETSEDILKQLKDAGIESISGNAARSNVLRATNPTAAHALVIVNSEAFEAGQIVPPTRRCTSWRARIRTPRSGI
- a CDS encoding catalase family protein, giving the protein MIRAIVASVERTSATTFATYKHGLRQQHAKGVGYLRGELTVYEDLPSHLRQGLFAQPTRYPVIVRFSTALGAIKSDRIRVPRGFAIKVLGVSGAKALADDDTTSQDLLLVNHPSYIADARSYLEAQRKFERTKSLPDLAVRAVGLVSRVLLELSTLVRLPLPIIIKALGDPGHHILGETFHTEGAIRFGDFVARLRAVPVSPALRRLTGQPSHDGDDVVRQSVVSFFRTEPAEYELQAQLCTDLRHTPIEDSSIDWPEDFAPPQPIANIRLPAQVADSPARRAYVDDVLSFDPWRCLAAHQPLGSVMRMRRDVYRTSRVLRQQQNAALGLAPPNPTEPRDIAELPD
- a CDS encoding GNAT family N-acetyltransferase, coding for MTIVTERLTLREWRDEDRAPFAAMSVDPAVMRYLRALPARQDSDRWIDFQIAHQAEHGFGFWVVEDRATGAFLGATGLFKVFFDAPFTPAVEIGWRLARPAWGRGIATEAARASLAIGFDQFALDEIIAYAAPANAASQNVMRKLGMIRDEASDFDHPRVEADSPLRRQVMYRLPREVWAASEMR
- a CDS encoding LON peptidase substrate-binding domain-containing protein, yielding MRDFRDAKVMAQTLRECLTTQSITISHSHSLELVSRMFGLADWNTLSALIKAADGAKLTRPPVIQAEIQRRPALPLRDFVPFPGATHPLFVGRAKTINALNDAFTKQSDVVIALQKQQAVDEPSLADLHEIGLRADLIELTPLPDGTLKVQVRIIRRVRVRAFSSDASAYQAEISDISEDSAADAPDLILRAVTRFERYAAIRNIRLPDGWPPFGEGRHPGRVADLIAALVLLPLAHKYELLAVLDPVKRLELVETLLDVTARPLSSALQATRQRAIANARDRRHRHATLEHLLLALLDDDSAAAVMRSCRASLAQLRTKTRLYVDTELSHLATEDDDIAQPTDAFRRVNDRAALAAQEVGYPLVTGANTLLALFPETRSPAARLLAEHGVTMVRAAKAVADGVGKEEA